Below is a genomic region from Bifidobacteriaceae bacterium.
GGCGCCGGCGTGGTCGACCTGGACTCGGGGACGGCGACGGTCGAATGGGAAGGCGGCTTCACCGTCGTCTTCTACGGAGGCATGACGTACTGGTCGGCATCGGACCCGGTGCTGACCGTGAACGCGGACGGGACGGGCCAACTGACGGCGACCGCGTCCGGCTACAAGGCGTCGATGGCCGATCCGACCTTGTGGGAGGAGTTGACGCCCCAGGCCATCGTCTTGGCCGACTTCCAGGGCATCACCCTGAGCGAGACCGGCTTCACGCTGGCGCCCGAGTACCGGGGCGTGGCGGTCACCGGCGTCACCCAGTCGCAGACGGGGGCTGACTGGGGATCCTTCCCGCAGAGCTTTGTCGACTTCCAGTTGCTGACCGGCCAAAGCTCCTACTGGTATTCCTCCGGCACCGGCGGGGACGCGAAGAAGCCGGCCCAGCCGGTCGCGGTCGCCTGGTCGATCGCCAGCCCGCCGCCTCCGCTGAACCCGCAGGTGACGGTGTCGCGTTCGGAGTTGTCCGCCGATGGCGTGACGACCATCACAGTCGAGGGCACGGGCTTTGACCCGACGGCTGTGACCGGGCTGTATCCGCCGCTGGCGGGCAAGTCCTCCGGCGTCTACGTCGGATTCGGCCGGTTCGCGGACACTTGGAGGCCGTCCGCCGGGGCCAGCTCATCCTCCCGGCCCACCGCCTTGGTGCGCTGGGCGGTGCTGGCGGAGTTCCAGGCGACGGTTGGCGGGGCCGCCAACGGCGCGATCGTGTTGGAGGCGGACGGGTCCTTCACGGCCACGTTCGAGGTCTCCAAGGCGGCGGCGGACGCGGCCGCTGACGCCAAGGGCCTGGTGGGCGGCAACTACGGCATCTACACCTATCCCGGCGGCGGGGCCGCCCAGCCCGCCTTCGAGACGTACACGCCGTTGACCTTCACACCCGGCCTGCCGATTGACGTTGAGATTCCGGAAACCACCGGTCCGCCTCAGCCGGGCGAGTTCTCCTGGCGGGTGGCCG
It encodes:
- a CDS encoding WxL domain-containing protein, producing the protein MTPALSLRRGAALLAAGALGLAGAAVFAEAAVAADVAVEDVTLAWSINDESGGGAYYGGCNFLSAGVAGNAGSAKVWTEADGLWTAQDGDVSIEKPTASGVWEAPTWATKCQNAAGQAVTTAAGSTTGNRVVFADGAGVVDLDSGTATVEWEGGFTVVFYGGMTYWSASDPVLTVNADGTGQLTATASGYKASMADPTLWEELTPQAIVLADFQGITLSETGFTLAPEYRGVAVTGVTQSQTGADWGSFPQSFVDFQLLTGQSSYWYSSGTGGDAKKPAQPVAVAWSIASPPPPLNPQVTVSRSELSADGVTTITVEGTGFDPTAVTGLYPPLAGKSSGVYVGFGRFADTWRPSAGASSSSRPTALVRWAVLAEFQATVGGAANGAIVLEADGSFTATFEVSKAAADAAADAKGLVGGNYGIYTYPGGGAAQPAFETYTPLTFTPGLPIDVEIPETTGPPQPGEFSWRVAGNAAVSLGTATETADGFAANGALPNIEVTDTRVTQAEWSLSGQASSFTGTAGSFGGEYLGWTPVVANAGAGAQAGAAVAPNASGGLGTAKTLAFAQTGHALGTATVAAALELKAPASTPAGNYTSLLTITAVG